The genomic stretch GTCGTTCACCTGGGCCGTAAGGGGCAGAAGGGGGAGCAGGCGCTCCAACATGTCAGGCCAGTACGAATCGGGGCTCCGCCCCGGGCAAGCGGCGGACCTTGCCCTCTTGCTCCAACTTGTGCAGGTGGGCCTCCACCTGCCTGCGGGCCATAGGGATGATGCGCCGGTCCAGCTCGGGGTATATAGCTCCCAACAGGGCGTTCACCGTGTCTTTGCCCTGGGCCAGAAGCCCCAGCACTTGCCTCTCCCGCTCGTGGCGATGGTCAATGAGCTCCTGGATCTTATGGGCCACATCTCGCACTGGGGGGCCATGGCCAGGCAGGAGGAGGGAGGCCCCAAGGCCCTTAAGCCGCTCCAGGGAGCGGAGGTAGAGGGCCATATCGCCATAAGGGGGAGGGGAGACGGCCACCGTCCCCAGGCCCAACACGGTGTCGCCTGTGAAGAGCACCCCCTCCTCCCGCAGAAGCAGGCAAAGGGAGCCCATGGTGTGCCCTGGGGTGTGAACGGCCTCTAGAGCGAGGCCCCCTATCCGCACCACCTGCTCATCTTGCAAAGGGCCTGCGCCCTGGGCGGCCTGGGCGGCGTCGCGACGGAAGCGCAGAGCGCGCTCTCGCAGCTCCCCTGCCTCCTCTGGCACATCTACATCCTGGGGTATGTCGTCCTGCCAACGCCGCAAGAAGGTCACCTCCTGGGGGTGGAGGAGGACCTGGGCCCCCGTGGCCTCGGCCAGACGGTGGGCGCCGCTGGCGTGGTCGAAGTGGTGGTGGGTCAGGACGATGTACCTGAGACGTAGGCCCGGGAATCGCTCCAGGTAGGCAAGCCTCTGCCTCACCGAATCATCGTCGCTGAAGCCGCTATCGATGAGGGCTCCCTCATCGCCGTCCCACACCAGGTAGACATTGGGGGCCAGGGGGCCGGTGTAGAAGGCCGGGCGGGCGGGCAGGGAATAAACGTGGTCGCTCACTTGCTGAGGTTCCAAGTCCCGGTTCCTCCTTTCCTCACCAAGTGGGAATGATATCATAGGGCTTAGAGCGGGGGAAACGTCGTGCGGATCTTGGAGGATGGCGCCCTGCGGCTTTTTTGGCTGGGCCCTCTGGGCCCCTTCGCCAACAACGCCTTCGTGATAGCCGATGCCCACTCCCGTGAGGCCCTGGTGGTGGACATGCCCGCTGGCTCAGAGGAGGTGGTGAAGGCCATCCAGGGCCTAACGGTGCGGGGCATCCTCATCACCCACACCCATCACGACCACTGGCTGGGCTACGAGGTGGTCAAGGGGGCCACCGGCGCTCCTGTCTATTGCCATCCTGCCGAGGAACGCATGCCCAGGGAGAGGGTGGACCTGCCGCTGGAGGACGGCCAGGAGCTAGCAGTGGGCACCATCAAGGTGAGGGTCATCCATACCCCGGGGCACACCCCGGGCAGCTGCTGCTTCCTGGTGGGGCGCTACCTCATCTCCGGCGATACCCTCTTCCCTGGCGGGCCGGGCCGCACCGAGACGCCCCAGGACCTACGGCAGATCATCGCCTCCATCACCCAAAAGCTGTACGTGCTGCCCGACGAGACACTAGTGCTGCCAGGCCATGGCGATGCCACCACCATCGGCAAGTCCAAGGCCGAGTATGCCGTGTTCGCCTCTCGCCCCCACCCCTCCGACCTGTGTGGCGACGTGCTGTGGGAGTCGTCCTGAAATGGGCATCTTTACCGGCATCATAGAGGAGGTGGGGCAGGTACTGGAGGCCGAGAAGGGGCGTCTGCGCATCCAGGCCCACACGTGTCTGGAGGGGACACGGCTGGGCGACTCCATCGCTGTCAACGGCGTGGACCTAACGGTGGCCGAGATGGACTCCCGCTCCTTCACTTTCTGGGTCATGCCCGAGACCTACCGTCGCACCAACCTCTCGGACCTCTCCCCTGGCGACCTGGTGAACCTGGAGCGGGCCCTCACCCCCACCTCCCGCCTCTCGGGCCATCTGGTGCGAGGGGTGGTGGAGGCCACAGGGGTGCTCCTCTCCCTGCAGCCTGAGGAAGATGCCGTCATCGCCCGCTACGGGGCGCCGCCGGAGATCATGCGCTATGTGGTGGTCAAGGGCCCTATCGCTGTGGACGGCGTGAGCCTGACGGTCATCGACCGGGGCCGCGATTGGTTTGCCGTCTCCCTGGTGCGTTACACTCAGGAGCACACCAACTTGGTGAAACGGCGCCCAGGGCAGCGGGTCAACCTGGAGACGGACATCTTGGCCCGCTACCTGGAGCAGCTGCTGATGGAGAGGGGTGACCGCGGGGAGTGCCCGTAAGGCGTATAATCGGAACCGACGGAGGGTAAGGTGCAGAGAGATGCAGAGGTGTCCCCGGGCGGAGGTGATGAGGGGTTGGGCCTAGCAACGGTAGAGGAGGCCATCAGCGAGTATAAGGAAGGCCGGTTCGTCATCATCCTGGACGACGAGGAGCGGGAGAACGAGGGCGATCTAACCATCCCTGCCCAGTTTGTGACCCCTGAGCACATCGCCTTCATGCTGCAACATACCAGTGGCATCATCTGCGTGTCCATGACGGGGGAGAGGTTGGACCAGCTGGGCATCCCCATGATGGTCAGCAACAACACCTCCCGCCACGGCACGGCCTTCACGGTGTCCGTGGACGCCCGCTACGGTATCACCACCGGCGTCTCTGCCCACGACCGTGCGGAGACGGTGAGGGTGCTCATCGACCCCAAGACACGGCCCGATGACCTGGTCATGCCTGGGCACGTATACCCCCTGCGGGCGCGGGAGGGAGGGGTGCTGGTGCGGGCCGGACATACGGAGGCGGTGGTGGACCTGTGCCGCCTGGCCGGCCTCTACCCTGCTGGCGTCCTCAGCGAGCTGATGAACCGGGACGGCACCATGATGCGTTGGCCCCGCATCGCGCGCTTCGCCCGCCGCCACGGCATCAAGGTCATCACCATCAACCAGCTTATTCGCTACCGTATGCAGCGGGAACGGCTGGTGGAGAGGGTGGCGGAAGCCCGTCTTCCCACCCCCTACGGCGAGTTTCGCCTCATCGCCTATCGCTCTTCGGTGGATGCCAACGAACACGTGGCCCTGGTAATGGGGGAGATATCTCCCCATGAGCCGGTGCTGGTGCGGGTGCACAGCCAGTGCGTCACCGGGGACGTGTTCGGTAGCCTTCGGTGCGATTGCGGCCAGCAGGTGCAGTTGGCCCTGGAGCGCATCGCTCAGGAGGGCAAGGGGGTCTTCCTCTACATGCGCCAGGAAGGGAGAGGCATCGGCCTGTGCAACAAGGTGCGGGCCTATTCCCTGCAGGACAGCCACGGCCTGGACACGGTGGAGGCTAATCTCGCCCTGGGGTTCCCACCGGACCGGCGCGACTATGGCATAGGCATGCAGATCCTGGTGGACCTGGGGGTGCGCAAGATGCGTCTGCTCACCAACAACCCCAGCAAGCGGGCAGGGCTGGAGGGCTACGGGCTAGAGATCGTGGAGCGGGTTCCCATCGTGGCCCCTCCCAATCCCCATAACCGCCGCTACCTGGAGACTAAGCGCGATAAGCTGGGCCACCTCATCGACATCCCGTTGTGAGGAGGGGGCTGTGAGGGCCGTCTGGCGGGGGCGTTGCGATGGCCGGGGCCTCTCCTTCGCCGTGGCAGTGGCCCGCTTCAACGAGGAGGTGACCACCCGCCTGCTGGAGGGGGCCCTCCAAGCGTTTAAGGAACGCGGGGCGGAGACGGTGGACGTGGTCTGGGTGCCGGGTTCCCTGGAGCTGCCAGTGGCCGCCAAGTGGTTGGCAGCTAGCGGCCGCTATCACGCCATCGTGGCCTTGGGGTGTGTCATCCGACACGAGACCCGCCACTTCGACCTGGTCATAACAGGGGCCACCCATGGCTTAGTTCAAGTGGCGGTGGAGACGGGGGTGCCTGTGCTCCACGGGATCTTGGCCTGTTATACCAAAGAGCAGGCCCTGGACCGGGCCGGCGGCCCCAGGGGCAACAAAGGATATGAGGTAGCCCTTCAGGCCATGGAGATGGCCAGCCTTATGCGCTCCCTATCTGCTGCTACCCCCTCCTTGCCTCAGGAGGGTGGTTAGGCTAGCCTTTTCCTTGCGAGCCGTCCATGGAGCAGGAGAGGCATCAGCCCACATCCCATTACTACGTCTCGCAGCGGCTACGTCTCCATTACGTGCGCTGGGGCGATGGTCACCGCCCTCCCCTATTCCTTATCCACGGCAGCCTAGACCACTGTCGGAGCTGGGACCTGGTGGCCCAGGCCCTCATGGACCGCTACACCATCTATGCCCCCGACCTAAGGGGCCATGGCGATTCTGATTGGGCCATCGGCGGCACCTACAGCTTTCCCGAGTTCGTCCTGGACATCGCTGCCCTGGCGGACACCGTGGATCGCGACCCCATCGTCATCATCGGCCACTCCTTGGGAGGGGGCATAGCCCTACAGTATGCGGGGATCTTCCCCCAGCGGGTGGCCAAGGTGGTCTCCATCGAGGGGTGGGGACCGCCAGTCATCGATAACCCCCCAGCCCATGTGCGCATGCGTCAATGGATCGAGCAGATGAGGGAGCTGGAGCGGCGCCAGCCCCGGCGCTATCCTACCCTGGAGGACGCCGTGCGCCGCATGAAAGAGGCCAATCCCCACCTCACCGATGAGATGGCCCGCCACCTGACTATCCACGGGGTGCGACGCAACGAGGACGGCACCTACTCCTGGAAGTTCGACAACTACATGCGCCAGCGCTCACCCTACGGCTTCAACCTGGCCGATGCCCAGGACATCTGGGCCCAGATCACCGCACCCGTCCTCCTAGTCAAGGGGGCCGAGAGCTGGGCCCCCGACCCCGCCAAGGATGGCCGCACCAAGGTCATCCGCAACGCCCGTTCGGTCATCATCGAGGGGGCGGGCCACTGGGTCCATCACGACCAGCTCGAGCGCTTTTTGCAGGTGGTCAACGAATTCCTGGGGAGCTGAGGCCCTTCATCTACACTGTTGGCCACTCCAATCGTGGGTGGGAGGAGTTCCTGGCGGCCTTGCTAGCCCACGGGGTGGGCCATCTGGTGGACATACGACGGTGGCCCACCTCTCGCCGTCATCCTCACTTCTGCCGGGGGCATTTGTCCTGGGCCCTGCCGGCTGCGGGCATTGGCTATTGGCACCTGCCCGAGTTGGGAGGGCGTAGGGGCCCGGCCCATCCCCACTCCCTTAACACGGGCTGGACGAGCCCCGGCTTCCGCGCCTACGCTGACCACATGCTCACCTCCGAATTTCGGGCGGGGATGAGGGCCCTTCAGGCCTTGGCCCAGGCCCACCCCACGGCCATCATGTGCGCCGAGGCTACCTACCGCCGTTGCCACCGCATGCTGGTGGCCGATTATCTCGCCCTCCACGGCTGGGAGGTGCGACACATCCTGGACGCCCGCCGCTGGCAGCCCCACCGGCTCACCCCCTTCGCCCGGCGGGAGGGGGTGGACGTCCTATACCCGGCTCTTCTTCCAGGCTAGAGCTCCCGCTGCCCGTAGTAGGGTAGGGTGGTCTTGCCCTCCTGGGGAGCTTCTGTCTTGGGTGGTGCTGCTATCCCCATCATGGCCAGGGTGACGGGGGCGATGACCTCCCGGTCGATGAGGACGTTGACACAGGCCACCTGGCCGGTGGCCAAGGCCCTGTCCAGGGCGGGGCCTATCTCCTGGGGACGCTGCACCAACTCGGGATGGGCGCCGAACCCCGCCGCCGCCCGCTCATAGTGCACCAGCCCTAGCTCGGTGGCGATGGTGCGCCCCCTGAACATGATCTGCTGGCCATGACGGGACATGCCCCAGGCCCCATCGTTGAAGATGACGCAGACGAAGGAGAGGCCGTGCCGCACAGCCGACTCGAACTCGGCGAAGTTGAGGCCCACCGAGCCATCGCCGGTGACCAGGAAAACGCGGCTCTGAGGATGGGCCAGCTTGGCGGCCATGGCAAAGGGCAGCCCTACCCCCAGACAACCCAGGTACCCGTGGGAGAGGAAGCGCCCTGGCCGGCGCATGACGGCGGCGTCGGCCATCCATGCAGCCGCCTCCCCACCGTCGGCCACCACTACGTCGTCTGGGCCCAAGCGTTGCGCCAACTCGTGGGCCAGGCGGAAGGGGTGGATGGGTATGACGTCCTTCTCCAGGGCCTCGCGGAAGGCCTCGCGGCGGGCTTGACGGGCGCGATGGAGAACCTCCAGCCAACGGGTGCGCGAGGGCCATCGCCTCTTCCTGGCCTCGGCCACCAAGAGACGCAAGGTCTCCCGGCAGTCGGCCACCACCCCGATCTGGACGTCCCTCAGCCGGCCGATCTCCTCCCCCTCGATGTCCACCTGTGCCAGCCGTGCCTGGGGTGGGATAACCGAGGCCTGGCGGCCGCCGGTAAATAGGCCCAGCCTGGCCCCGAGGATGAGAACGGCATCGGCAGGGCCCGCCTCTTCCTGCACCTGGGATGAGGAGAAGATGGCGAAGTTGCCATATCCCAGAGGGGTGTCCTCAGGGACAGCGCCGCGGGCCTTGGCGTTCATGAAGACGGGCACCTGGGTGACCTCCGCCAGCTCCCGCAACAGCTCCGCCCCGCCCGAGAACCATACCCCTCCCCCAGCCATGATGACCGGGCGCTCCGCCTCCTGCAGCAGCTGAAGGATGGCCTCCACCGCCTCCGCCCGGGGCGCGGGAGGGTTCTGGGGACGTACCTGCTGCGGCCATATCACCTCTTCCTCCTCGGCGCGGGCGAAGAGGACGTCCACCGGCACCTCCAGGTATACGGGGCCGGGACGGCCCGTGATGGCGTGGCGGATGGCCATAGCCGTATATTCGGCGATGCGCTCCCGGTGGTAGACGCAGCGGGCCCATTTGGTGAAGGGGCGCACCATCTCTAGCTGGGGGAAGGCCTGTAGGGGTAAGGTATCCTCGTCCCGCAGGGGGCTGCGGCCCGCCAGCACCAGCATGGGCACGCAGTCCATGTAGGCGTTGGCGATGCCTGTGACGGCATCGGTGATGCCCGGCCCAGCCGTCACCAGGCAGACGGCCAGGCGGCCCGTGGTGCGGGCCCAGCCATCGGCCATGTGGGCAGCCGCCTGCTCATGACGGACATCGATGATGCGGAACCCGAGGCGGTCGCACGCCTCCAGGATGGGGTCGATGTGGCCCCCGTGGAGGGTGAACACCTCCTTTATCCCCTCCTGCTGCAGGACTCGGGCGATCATCTCGCCGCCGTGGATCTTGGCCATGCCTTCACCTCCTCACGATGGTGGCGACATAAGGTTGGGCCGCAGGGTGCCAGGTTGTCAACTGGCCCTTTCTTTCGCCTAGAGGGAGAGGTGGCCTAAAATGCTAAGGTGAGATGTTCGAGGCCCTGACCGAGAGGCTGCACAAGGTCTTCCAGGGCCTGGCCCGCCGGGGCGTCGTCGGCGAGAGGGATCTGGAAGAGGCCCTTAAGGAGGTCCGCTTGGCCCTCCTGGAGGCCGATGTCCATGTTCAAGTGGTGCGCCAGTTCTTGGAGCGGGTGCGGGAGAGGGCGCAAGGGGCCCAGGTCCACCGCTCTCTCACCCCCGTGCAGCAGGTGATCGATATCGTCCACCAGGAGCTGACGTCCCTTCTGGGGGGAGGCCATGTGGGCCTCATCCTAGCGCCTTCACCTCCCACGGTGGTCATGCTGGTGGGGCTCAAAGGTGGAGGGAAGACGACCACCTGCGCCAAGCTGGCCCTCATGCTGCGCCGTCAGGGGCATAGGCCCCTTATGGTGGCCGCCGACCCCTTCCGCATGGCTGCCGCCGAGCAGCTACAGTCCCTCGGGCGGCAGTTGCAGGTGCCGGTGCTGGTAGGGCAAGGGGGGCCGCAAGAGGTTGCCCAGGCCCTTCACCAAGAGGCCCGGCGCCTGGGCGCTACCGTGGCCCTAGTGGACACCTTCGGCTGCCTGGCCCTGGACGGCCAGGAGCTGGAGGGCCTCACGGCCCTGCGGCAGGCCCTGCGCCCCCAGGAGATCATCCTGGTGGCCGATGCCATGACGGGTCAGGAGGCGGTGCGGGCGGCCCAGACCTTCCATGAGGCCCTGGGCCTCACTGGCGTGGTCCTCACCAAGGCCGATGGCGATGCCCGCGGTGGCGCTGCCCTCTCCATCCGGGCCGTCACTGGCGTGCCCATCAAGTGGGTGGGCACAGGCGAGAAGCCTAACGCCTTGGAGCCCTTCCACCCCGACCGCTTCGCCAGCCGCATCCTGGGCATGGGTGACATCCTCACCCTCATCGAGAAGGCCAAGGAGGAGGTCAGCCGACAGGAGGCGGAGGCCCTGGCGCAGCGGGCCCGCCGCGGCGAGATCACCCTGGAGGACCTGTTGGCCCAGCTCCAGAAGCTTCAGCGCATGGGGCCCATATCGCAGCTCCTGGGCCTCCTGCCGGGCGCTGCCTCCCTGCCTGCTCAGTCCCTGGACGCCGCCCTGGGCGAGCGTTACCTGAAGCGGGCAGAGGCCATCATCCTCTCCATGACCCCTGAAGAAAGGCGGCGCCCGGAGATCATCGACGGCAGCCGCAAGCGACGCATCGCCCGCGGCTCGGGCACCAGCCCGGCAGAGGTGAACCAATTGCTGGACCAATACTGGCAGATGCGCCGGCTGCTACAGCACCTCTCCAAGACCCAGGGTCGTCAGCCCATGGGCCGCTGGCGCATACGTTAAGGAGGTGTGAGCCTTGTTGAGGATCCGTTTGGCAAGACACGGGCGGCGCAACCGCCCCTTCTACCGCATCGTGGTGGCCGACGCCCGCGCCCCTAGGGACGGCAAGTTCGTGGACGTGGTGGGCTGGTACGATCCCCTGCCCGAGCCAGCCCAAATCCATGTGGAGGAGGAGCGGGCCATCCATTGGCTTCGTCAGGGCGCCCAGCCCACGGAGGCGGTGGCCAAGCTCTTCACCAAGTTGGGCATCATGGAGAAGGCGGGCAAGGAGCCCTTCGTCTATACCAAGCACCTCGCCCGCATCGCGGCGGCCAAGACCCGCACCCCTGGCACGGAGGATTAGGACATGAAGGAGTTGGTGGAGCTAGTGGCCAAGGCCATCGTCGACCACCCCGACCAGGTGGAGGTGACCCAGGAGGACCTGGGCGACCAGGTAGTCCTCCGCTTGCGGGTGGCGGAGGAGGACATGGGCAGGATCATCGGCAAGCAGGGACGCATCGCCAATGCCTTGCGCACCCTGCTGCGGGTGGCTGCTGCCCGTCAGGGCACCAAG from Dehalococcoidia bacterium encodes the following:
- a CDS encoding thiamine pyrophosphate-binding protein translates to MAKIHGGEMIARVLQQEGIKEVFTLHGGHIDPILEACDRLGFRIIDVRHEQAAAHMADGWARTTGRLAVCLVTAGPGITDAVTGIANAYMDCVPMLVLAGRSPLRDEDTLPLQAFPQLEMVRPFTKWARCVYHRERIAEYTAMAIRHAITGRPGPVYLEVPVDVLFARAEEEEVIWPQQVRPQNPPAPRAEAVEAILQLLQEAERPVIMAGGGVWFSGGAELLRELAEVTQVPVFMNAKARGAVPEDTPLGYGNFAIFSSSQVQEEAGPADAVLILGARLGLFTGGRQASVIPPQARLAQVDIEGEEIGRLRDVQIGVVADCRETLRLLVAEARKRRWPSRTRWLEVLHRARQARREAFREALEKDVIPIHPFRLAHELAQRLGPDDVVVADGGEAAAWMADAAVMRRPGRFLSHGYLGCLGVGLPFAMAAKLAHPQSRVFLVTGDGSVGLNFAEFESAVRHGLSFVCVIFNDGAWGMSRHGQQIMFRGRTIATELGLVHYERAAAGFGAHPELVQRPQEIGPALDRALATGQVACVNVLIDREVIAPVTLAMMGIAAPPKTEAPQEGKTTLPYYGQREL
- a CDS encoding MBL fold metallo-hydrolase, which codes for MEPQQVSDHVYSLPARPAFYTGPLAPNVYLVWDGDEGALIDSGFSDDDSVRQRLAYLERFPGLRLRYIVLTHHHFDHASGAHRLAEATGAQVLLHPQEVTFLRRWQDDIPQDVDVPEEAGELRERALRFRRDAAQAAQGAGPLQDEQVVRIGGLALEAVHTPGHTMGSLCLLLREEGVLFTGDTVLGLGTVAVSPPPYGDMALYLRSLERLKGLGASLLLPGHGPPVRDVAHKIQELIDHRHERERQVLGLLAQGKDTVNALLGAIYPELDRRIIPMARRQVEAHLHKLEQEGKVRRLPGAEPRFVLA
- a CDS encoding bifunctional 3,4-dihydroxy-2-butanone-4-phosphate synthase/GTP cyclohydrolase II, translating into MGLATVEEAISEYKEGRFVIILDDEERENEGDLTIPAQFVTPEHIAFMLQHTSGIICVSMTGERLDQLGIPMMVSNNTSRHGTAFTVSVDARYGITTGVSAHDRAETVRVLIDPKTRPDDLVMPGHVYPLRAREGGVLVRAGHTEAVVDLCRLAGLYPAGVLSELMNRDGTMMRWPRIARFARRHGIKVITINQLIRYRMQRERLVERVAEARLPTPYGEFRLIAYRSSVDANEHVALVMGEISPHEPVLVRVHSQCVTGDVFGSLRCDCGQQVQLALERIAQEGKGVFLYMRQEGRGIGLCNKVRAYSLQDSHGLDTVEANLALGFPPDRRDYGIGMQILVDLGVRKMRLLTNNPSKRAGLEGYGLEIVERVPIVAPPNPHNRRYLETKRDKLGHLIDIPL
- a CDS encoding riboflavin synthase, giving the protein MGIFTGIIEEVGQVLEAEKGRLRIQAHTCLEGTRLGDSIAVNGVDLTVAEMDSRSFTFWVMPETYRRTNLSDLSPGDLVNLERALTPTSRLSGHLVRGVVEATGVLLSLQPEEDAVIARYGAPPEIMRYVVVKGPIAVDGVSLTVIDRGRDWFAVSLVRYTQEHTNLVKRRPGQRVNLETDILARYLEQLLMERGDRGECP
- a CDS encoding DUF488 domain-containing protein, which translates into the protein MYTVGHSNRGWEEFLAALLAHGVGHLVDIRRWPTSRRHPHFCRGHLSWALPAAGIGYWHLPELGGRRGPAHPHSLNTGWTSPGFRAYADHMLTSEFRAGMRALQALAQAHPTAIMCAEATYRRCHRMLVADYLALHGWEVRHILDARRWQPHRLTPFARREGVDVLYPALLPG
- a CDS encoding KH domain-containing protein, translating into MKELVELVAKAIVDHPDQVEVTQEDLGDQVVLRLRVAEEDMGRIIGKQGRIANALRTLLRVAAARQGTKAVLEIG
- a CDS encoding alpha/beta hydrolase, producing MEQERHQPTSHYYVSQRLRLHYVRWGDGHRPPLFLIHGSLDHCRSWDLVAQALMDRYTIYAPDLRGHGDSDWAIGGTYSFPEFVLDIAALADTVDRDPIVIIGHSLGGGIALQYAGIFPQRVAKVVSIEGWGPPVIDNPPAHVRMRQWIEQMRELERRQPRRYPTLEDAVRRMKEANPHLTDEMARHLTIHGVRRNEDGTYSWKFDNYMRQRSPYGFNLADAQDIWAQITAPVLLVKGAESWAPDPAKDGRTKVIRNARSVIIEGAGHWVHHDQLERFLQVVNEFLGS
- the ribH gene encoding 6,7-dimethyl-8-ribityllumazine synthase — translated: MRAVWRGRCDGRGLSFAVAVARFNEEVTTRLLEGALQAFKERGAETVDVVWVPGSLELPVAAKWLAASGRYHAIVALGCVIRHETRHFDLVITGATHGLVQVAVETGVPVLHGILACYTKEQALDRAGGPRGNKGYEVALQAMEMASLMRSLSAATPSLPQEGG
- the ffh gene encoding signal recognition particle protein is translated as MFEALTERLHKVFQGLARRGVVGERDLEEALKEVRLALLEADVHVQVVRQFLERVRERAQGAQVHRSLTPVQQVIDIVHQELTSLLGGGHVGLILAPSPPTVVMLVGLKGGGKTTTCAKLALMLRRQGHRPLMVAADPFRMAAAEQLQSLGRQLQVPVLVGQGGPQEVAQALHQEARRLGATVALVDTFGCLALDGQELEGLTALRQALRPQEIILVADAMTGQEAVRAAQTFHEALGLTGVVLTKADGDARGGAALSIRAVTGVPIKWVGTGEKPNALEPFHPDRFASRILGMGDILTLIEKAKEEVSRQEAEALAQRARRGEITLEDLLAQLQKLQRMGPISQLLGLLPGAASLPAQSLDAALGERYLKRAEAIILSMTPEERRRPEIIDGSRKRRIARGSGTSPAEVNQLLDQYWQMRRLLQHLSKTQGRQPMGRWRIR
- the rpsP gene encoding 30S ribosomal protein S16, which codes for MLRIRLARHGRRNRPFYRIVVADARAPRDGKFVDVVGWYDPLPEPAQIHVEEERAIHWLRQGAQPTEAVAKLFTKLGIMEKAGKEPFVYTKHLARIAAAKTRTPGTED
- a CDS encoding MBL fold metallo-hydrolase; this translates as MRILEDGALRLFWLGPLGPFANNAFVIADAHSREALVVDMPAGSEEVVKAIQGLTVRGILITHTHHDHWLGYEVVKGATGAPVYCHPAEERMPRERVDLPLEDGQELAVGTIKVRVIHTPGHTPGSCCFLVGRYLISGDTLFPGGPGRTETPQDLRQIIASITQKLYVLPDETLVLPGHGDATTIGKSKAEYAVFASRPHPSDLCGDVLWESS